Proteins found in one Planctomycetes bacterium MalM25 genomic segment:
- a CDS encoding Sulfotransferase domain protein, translating into MPRPNFFIAGAAKCGTTSLHAYLRQHPEVFMSTPKEPRFFDTDLPAAARFCVRDPEAYHRLFDEAEGKRVIGEASPSYLVSRLAAERIHEYAPEAKVLISLRNPIDFMFSLHRQFVGSCNEDLHRFEDALEAEPDRAAGERIPDAAHYPGQLLYRHNARFAEQVERFYDRFGQQQVKVVLMEDLGKDPVRVFGEVLRFLGLPESDGVDLSARNAGETKRLRNFRVRALMKKHAWLDRCIRSLPVSVGTAISDLMVRFSGEQVDARTKMAPETRRRLTEEFVPEIDRLSKLIGRDLDSWKEGNA; encoded by the coding sequence ATGCCCCGCCCCAACTTCTTCATCGCCGGCGCCGCGAAGTGCGGGACGACCTCGCTGCACGCCTACCTGCGGCAGCACCCCGAGGTCTTCATGAGCACGCCGAAGGAGCCCCGCTTCTTCGACACCGACCTGCCCGCGGCGGCTCGGTTCTGCGTCCGCGACCCGGAGGCCTACCACCGGCTGTTCGATGAAGCGGAAGGCAAGCGGGTGATCGGCGAGGCTTCGCCCTCCTACCTGGTGTCGCGCCTCGCCGCGGAGCGGATCCACGAGTACGCGCCGGAAGCGAAGGTGCTGATCTCGCTCCGGAACCCGATCGACTTCATGTTCTCGCTGCACCGACAGTTCGTCGGCTCCTGCAACGAGGACCTCCACAGGTTCGAGGACGCCCTCGAGGCGGAGCCCGATCGCGCGGCGGGCGAGCGGATCCCCGACGCCGCCCACTACCCGGGCCAGCTGCTCTACCGGCACAACGCTCGCTTCGCCGAACAAGTCGAACGCTTCTACGATCGCTTCGGCCAACAACAGGTGAAGGTCGTGCTGATGGAAGACCTCGGCAAGGACCCCGTGAGGGTGTTCGGCGAGGTGCTCCGCTTCCTCGGGCTGCCCGAATCCGACGGAGTCGATCTGAGCGCCCGCAACGCGGGCGAGACGAAGCGGCTGCGGAACTTTCGGGTGCGGGCCCTGATGAAGAAGCACGCTTGGCTCGATCGGTGCATTCGCAGCTTGCCGGTGTCGGTGGGAACGGCGATCAGCGACCTGATGGTCCGGTTCTCGGGCGAGCAAGTCGACGCCCGCACGAAGATGGCTCCCGAAACACGCCGCCGCCTCACGGAGGAGTTCGTTCCCGAGATCGACCGGCTCTCGAAGCTGATCGGCCGCGACCTCGACTCGTGGAAAGAAGGGAACGCCTAG
- a CDS encoding Glycosyl transferase family 2 codes for MLPPLITLIATAGGNADLRDTLRSLAACDLPEGYRKTIVIENGGRQGAEEIVTETQGEHPHLACEYQFAERPNKSNALNECLATLDENFLLFMTDDDIEFDPRVLTEFSEAARESGEHVVYGGMLKVRSTGEAPEELQEFLPISATGFPRREYRDGQDFLGANWAAFAEDLKAIGGFDPRFGPGSPHTATGQESEMMRQLRRRGMRFQYVPGAVVWHQFDASGYSLDFLSRRSFRNGVEHGQRLWLRRAEGEQTPWRWDLAKSRVYSTLLPLVTLVTQALAPKRLHARLIAALNAGRGRLEGWNALKNETQRND; via the coding sequence ATGCTGCCCCCACTCATCACGTTGATCGCCACCGCGGGGGGGAACGCGGACCTGCGGGACACCCTGCGATCGTTGGCGGCGTGTGATCTCCCCGAGGGGTATCGCAAAACGATCGTCATCGAGAACGGCGGCCGCCAAGGCGCCGAGGAGATCGTCACCGAGACGCAAGGCGAACACCCGCACTTGGCGTGCGAGTACCAGTTCGCGGAGCGGCCCAACAAGAGCAACGCCCTCAACGAGTGCCTCGCGACGCTCGACGAGAACTTCTTGCTCTTCATGACCGACGACGACATCGAGTTCGATCCGCGGGTCCTCACCGAGTTCTCAGAAGCCGCCCGCGAATCGGGCGAGCACGTTGTGTACGGCGGCATGCTCAAGGTTCGGTCAACGGGCGAGGCCCCTGAGGAGCTGCAAGAGTTCTTGCCGATCTCGGCGACGGGCTTCCCTCGGCGTGAGTACCGCGACGGGCAGGACTTCTTGGGCGCCAACTGGGCCGCCTTCGCCGAAGACCTCAAAGCGATCGGGGGGTTCGATCCTCGTTTCGGACCTGGCAGTCCGCACACGGCGACCGGCCAGGAGAGCGAGATGATGCGTCAGCTCCGCCGACGGGGGATGCGTTTCCAGTACGTTCCCGGCGCGGTTGTTTGGCACCAGTTCGACGCATCCGGTTACTCGCTCGATTTCTTGAGCCGCCGCAGCTTTCGCAACGGGGTCGAGCACGGCCAGCGGCTGTGGCTTCGGCGGGCCGAAGGCGAGCAGACGCCCTGGCGGTGGGACTTGGCAAAGTCGCGTGTGTATAGCACGCTCCTACCGCTGGTGACCCTCGTGACGCAGGCCCTCGCCCCCAAGCGGCTGCACGCCCGACTCATCGCCGCCCTGAACGCCGGCCGCGGACGCCTGGAGGGCTGGAACGCCCTGAAGAACGAAACCCAGCGAAACGATTAG
- the wbpA gene encoding UDP-N-acetyl-D-glucosamine 6-dehydrogenase, whose translation MTQHHQQLQQKIEDRTAIIGIVGLGYVGLPLAEASVAAGYGVLGFDIDPTKVAALERGDTYLKHLPSEWLKPAVDAGSLRVTADMNRLDEPDVIILCVPTPVTKSRDPDLSYIESTSADVAKRLRPGQLVSLESTTYPGTTRDVVVPILERSGLKPEVDFFVGYSPEREDPGNKSFKARNIPKLVGGIGPHSSSLANAAYSRIVSETVPVSSCEVAEAAKILENTYRAVNIALVNELKVLFAKLGIDVWEVVEAAKTKPFGFQAFYPGPGLGGHCIPVDPFYLSWLAKRNDVSAHFIELAGEVNRKMPRYVVDRVAEALNENGKPVRGSKVLLLGLAYKKDVDDTRESPSFELFEQLRQRGAEIAFSDPHVASIPAKRDYDLPAQESVELTPETLAAQDCVLIATDHTKYDYELIAKHAPLIVDTRNALAGVEGAEGKVWKA comes from the coding sequence ATGACCCAGCACCACCAGCAACTCCAGCAGAAAATCGAGGACCGGACCGCGATCATCGGGATCGTCGGCCTCGGCTACGTCGGCCTGCCCCTCGCCGAGGCCTCGGTGGCCGCCGGCTACGGCGTGCTGGGGTTTGATATCGATCCGACCAAGGTCGCCGCTTTGGAGCGGGGCGACACCTACCTGAAGCACCTGCCGAGCGAGTGGTTGAAGCCCGCGGTCGACGCGGGGTCGTTGCGGGTCACGGCGGACATGAACCGGCTCGACGAGCCGGACGTGATCATCCTCTGCGTGCCCACGCCGGTCACCAAGAGCCGTGACCCGGACCTGTCGTACATCGAGTCGACCTCGGCCGACGTCGCCAAGCGGCTGCGTCCCGGTCAGTTGGTCTCGCTCGAGAGCACGACTTACCCGGGCACGACTCGGGACGTCGTCGTGCCGATCCTTGAGAGGTCTGGCCTCAAGCCCGAGGTCGATTTCTTCGTCGGCTACAGCCCCGAACGCGAGGACCCGGGCAACAAGTCGTTCAAGGCCCGCAACATCCCCAAGCTGGTTGGCGGGATCGGGCCGCACAGCTCGTCGCTCGCCAACGCCGCCTACAGCCGGATCGTCTCTGAGACGGTGCCCGTCAGCAGCTGCGAAGTCGCCGAGGCGGCGAAGATCCTAGAGAACACCTATCGCGCGGTGAACATCGCCCTGGTGAACGAGCTCAAGGTTCTCTTCGCCAAGCTCGGCATCGATGTCTGGGAAGTGGTCGAAGCGGCGAAAACCAAACCGTTCGGCTTCCAAGCGTTCTACCCCGGGCCCGGTCTAGGGGGGCACTGTATCCCCGTCGACCCGTTCTACCTGAGTTGGCTCGCGAAGCGGAACGATGTCAGCGCCCACTTCATCGAGCTCGCGGGCGAGGTGAACCGGAAGATGCCTCGGTACGTTGTCGATCGCGTCGCCGAGGCGCTCAACGAGAACGGCAAGCCGGTGCGGGGCAGCAAGGTGCTCTTGCTCGGTCTGGCCTACAAGAAGGACGTGGACGACACGCGAGAGAGCCCCTCCTTCGAGCTGTTCGAGCAGCTCCGCCAGCGGGGAGCCGAGATTGCGTTCAGCGACCCGCACGTCGCCTCGATCCCCGCCAAGCGAGACTACGATCTGCCGGCCCAGGAGAGCGTCGAGCTGACGCCCGAGACCTTGGCGGCGCAAGACTGTGTGCTGATCGCCACCGACCACACTAAGTACGACTACGAGCTGATCGCGAAGCACGCCCCGTTGATCGTAGACACGCGCAACGCGCTCGCCGGTGTCGAAGGGGCCGAAGGCAAGGTGTGGAAGGCGTGA
- the pimB_1 gene encoding GDP-mannose-dependent alpha-(1-6)-phosphatidylinositol monomannoside mannosyltransferase gives MSGSDTKPNRVILVQPTLPKYRVPVYRGFAERPQIDLRLWFGNHTQLKNAEPEGFDGELRPMRQWVLGSQEAMWHQAQLDAARDPDADAIILSWSSRYLSLGPALRTAKRRGLPVVLWGHGYSRSESPWRVWARNRLASMAGALLFYDDQTAQAAIDSGWDADRVFVAPNAIDQTPIAAAREAWRADPERLERFRADEGLNDRDLLLYVSRLSEKAEIPLLLEAVDKLRRRRPQLLLALIGDGEMQEELERRIPQLGLQDHVRMVGPIYEQDRLAPWFLTAELFVYPTAIGLSLLHAMGYGLPVVTDDRMGGHFPEIVAFNPDPDSPDANGATYRAGDTDSFADTLEALLDDPARRKALSAGGIRTVEQRYNVPAMVDGMVAAVERALH, from the coding sequence GTGAGCGGATCGGACACCAAACCGAACCGGGTGATCTTGGTGCAGCCGACGCTGCCCAAGTACCGGGTGCCGGTCTACCGCGGGTTCGCCGAACGGCCGCAGATCGATCTGCGGCTCTGGTTCGGCAACCACACGCAGCTCAAGAACGCCGAGCCCGAGGGCTTCGACGGGGAGTTGCGACCGATGCGACAATGGGTCCTCGGCAGCCAGGAGGCGATGTGGCACCAGGCGCAGCTCGACGCCGCTCGTGACCCCGACGCCGACGCGATCATCCTTTCTTGGAGCTCGAGGTATCTCTCGCTCGGGCCCGCTCTCCGCACCGCGAAGCGCCGCGGCCTGCCCGTGGTGCTCTGGGGGCACGGCTACTCGCGCAGCGAGTCTCCCTGGCGCGTTTGGGCCCGCAATCGGCTCGCGAGTATGGCCGGCGCGTTGTTGTTCTACGACGACCAAACGGCCCAGGCCGCCATCGACAGCGGCTGGGACGCCGACCGGGTCTTCGTGGCGCCCAACGCCATCGATCAAACCCCGATCGCCGCCGCCCGCGAGGCGTGGCGAGCCGATCCTGAGCGGCTCGAACGATTTCGCGCCGACGAGGGTTTGAACGATCGCGATTTGCTGCTCTACGTCAGCCGGCTGTCGGAGAAGGCGGAGATCCCACTCCTTTTGGAGGCGGTCGACAAGCTCCGCCGCCGCCGTCCCCAACTGCTGCTAGCCCTGATCGGCGACGGCGAGATGCAGGAAGAGCTCGAGCGGCGGATCCCTCAGCTCGGCTTGCAGGACCATGTGCGGATGGTCGGCCCGATCTACGAACAGGACCGCCTCGCCCCCTGGTTCCTCACCGCCGAGCTCTTCGTTTACCCCACGGCGATCGGCCTGAGTCTGTTGCACGCGATGGGTTACGGGTTGCCGGTCGTGACCGACGACCGGATGGGGGGGCACTTCCCAGAGATCGTCGCGTTCAATCCGGACCCCGATTCGCCCGACGCGAACGGCGCCACCTATCGGGCGGGCGACACCGATTCGTTCGCCGACACGCTCGAAGCTCTCTTGGACGACCCCGCTCGACGAAAGGCCCTTTCCGCCGGGGGCATCCGGACGGTGGAGCAGCGTTACAACGTCCCGGCGATGGTCGATGGGATGGTCGCCGCGGTGGAGCGGGCGCTCCACTAG
- a CDS encoding BFD-like [2Fe-2S] binding domain protein gives MQPDDELCLCFHVSRRKVENYLRNERPQAPSQLADCYGAGTGCGWCRPLLRKLFEAHRAKTVADLPDAEQHASGRGEHLAEGKGTPPRG, from the coding sequence ATGCAGCCCGATGACGAGCTCTGTCTCTGCTTCCACGTCAGCCGGCGGAAGGTGGAGAACTACTTGCGCAACGAACGCCCCCAGGCGCCGTCACAGCTAGCAGATTGCTACGGCGCCGGGACCGGCTGCGGATGGTGCCGCCCGTTGCTCCGCAAGCTGTTCGAGGCCCATCGGGCGAAGACCGTGGCCGATCTGCCCGATGCTGAGCAGCACGCCAGCGGTCGCGGCGAACACCTCGCCGAGGGGAAGGGGACGCCCCCGCGGGGCTAG
- the cpg2 gene encoding Carboxypeptidase G2 precursor — translation MTTPHVPEVSDQEAIDLVLQLMAIPGSGGEERAVMDFLGEKLAKAGAPPIEFDGAETRSELGGGIGNGVLRLPGTIEGPRRLLLAHTDTVPVCVGSRPEVRDGIVHSADPTTGLGADDRAGTAVLLTTALALLRSGAPHPPITFLWTVQEEGGINGARNVEVSMLGEPALAFNLDGGSPAKLVIGATGCDRIWIEIDGHPSHAGMAPEKGVSAAAIAALGVADLVENGWHGLVEKHGKTGTTNFGVIEAGVATNVVAERARLHVEARSHDPAFRAEIVRALETAFHRAVERVVSSEGRRGSVRFSGNLNYESFRLPTEDPSLTAARKALRALGEEPEIGVTNGGLDANWITHHGMPCVTIGNGQHDIHTVNETLDLAEFQLARRVAWRLATGA, via the coding sequence ATGACAACGCCCCACGTTCCTGAGGTCTCCGACCAGGAGGCGATCGATCTCGTCCTCCAGCTGATGGCGATCCCGGGGAGCGGCGGGGAGGAGCGGGCGGTCATGGATTTCCTTGGCGAGAAGCTCGCGAAGGCGGGCGCTCCGCCGATCGAGTTCGACGGGGCGGAGACACGCAGCGAGTTGGGCGGCGGGATCGGCAACGGCGTGCTCCGTCTGCCCGGCACGATCGAGGGCCCCCGCCGGTTGTTGCTGGCGCACACGGACACGGTGCCCGTCTGCGTGGGCAGCCGCCCCGAAGTGCGCGACGGAATCGTCCACTCGGCCGACCCGACGACGGGCCTCGGCGCGGACGATCGCGCGGGGACCGCCGTGCTACTAACCACGGCGTTGGCGTTGCTGCGCAGCGGTGCGCCGCACCCGCCGATCACCTTCCTCTGGACGGTGCAAGAGGAAGGGGGCATCAACGGGGCGCGGAACGTCGAGGTCTCGATGCTGGGCGAACCGGCGTTGGCGTTCAACCTGGACGGGGGCTCGCCCGCGAAGCTCGTCATCGGCGCCACCGGCTGCGACCGCATTTGGATCGAGATCGACGGCCACCCGAGCCACGCCGGCATGGCGCCCGAGAAGGGGGTCAGCGCGGCGGCGATCGCGGCGCTCGGGGTCGCCGACCTGGTAGAAAACGGCTGGCACGGGCTCGTCGAGAAGCATGGCAAGACCGGCACAACCAACTTCGGCGTGATCGAGGCGGGGGTCGCCACGAACGTCGTCGCCGAGCGGGCGCGTCTGCACGTCGAGGCCCGCAGCCACGACCCGGCTTTCCGGGCAGAGATCGTCAGGGCGCTCGAAACCGCGTTCCACCGCGCCGTCGAGCGCGTCGTGAGCAGCGAAGGCCGTCGGGGCTCGGTCCGCTTCAGCGGGAACCTGAACTACGAGTCCTTCCGCCTGCCCACCGAGGACCCGTCACTCACCGCCGCGCGCAAGGCGTTGCGTGCCCTTGGCGAGGAGCCCGAGATCGGGGTCACCAACGGCGGACTCGACGCGAATTGGATCACCCACCACGGCATGCCGTGCGTGACGATCGGCAACGGCCAACACGACATCCACACCGTGAACGAGACGCTCGACCTGGCCGAATTCCAGCTCGCCCGCCGGGTCGCTTGGCGATTGGCCACCGGGGCCTAA
- a CDS encoding SPFH domain / Band 7 family protein, with the protein MIQEKIIHPISGWFALLCCLAMPIGAVLTIVGVATESVHPVAIVLAVGLILATVLTVIGFKAVAPNDSRTLLLFGKYIGTINESGFYWVNPFYTSKKVSLRVRNFETGSTNQPEVKDAAGNITQHKVQSGGRPSKVNDRDGNPIEISAVVVWKVVDTAEALFEVDDYEHYVAVQCEAALRNLASRHPYDSPDHETSLRGSTTEVSEQLKADIQERLGKAGVEVIEARISHLAYAPEIAAAMLQRQQAQAVVAARTQIVEGAVGMVEMALDELSNKKVVELDDESRASMVSNLLVVLCSDRHTQPVVNTGTLHN; encoded by the coding sequence ATGATCCAAGAGAAGATCATCCATCCGATATCGGGCTGGTTCGCCCTGTTGTGCTGTCTCGCGATGCCGATCGGGGCCGTGCTGACCATCGTGGGGGTCGCCACCGAGTCGGTTCATCCCGTGGCGATCGTCCTGGCGGTCGGGCTGATCCTGGCGACGGTTCTGACCGTTATCGGCTTCAAGGCGGTCGCCCCGAACGACTCGCGGACCCTGCTGCTATTCGGCAAGTACATCGGCACGATCAACGAGTCGGGCTTCTACTGGGTGAACCCGTTCTACACGAGCAAGAAGGTCTCGCTCCGCGTGCGGAACTTCGAGACCGGCTCGACGAACCAGCCCGAAGTGAAGGACGCCGCCGGCAACATCACCCAGCACAAGGTGCAGAGTGGCGGCAGGCCGTCGAAGGTCAACGACCGCGACGGCAACCCGATCGAGATCTCGGCGGTCGTCGTCTGGAAGGTGGTCGACACGGCCGAAGCGCTCTTCGAGGTCGACGACTACGAGCACTACGTCGCCGTGCAGTGCGAGGCGGCGCTCCGCAACCTCGCGAGCCGGCATCCGTACGACAGCCCGGACCACGAGACCTCGCTCCGGGGTAGCACGACCGAAGTGAGCGAGCAGCTCAAAGCGGACATCCAGGAGCGGCTCGGCAAGGCGGGTGTCGAAGTGATCGAGGCCCGCATCAGCCATCTGGCCTACGCGCCGGAGATCGCCGCCGCGATGCTGCAACGCCAGCAGGCCCAGGCCGTGGTCGCGGCGCGCACGCAGATCGTCGAGGGAGCGGTCGGCATGGTTGAGATGGCGCTCGACGAACTGTCTAACAAGAAGGTTGTGGAGCTCGACGATGAGAGCCGCGCGTCGATGGTGTCGAACCTGCTCGTGGTGCTCTGCAGCGACCGGCACACCCAGCCGGTCGTGAACACGGGCACGCTCCACAACTGA